One region of Zingiber officinale cultivar Zhangliang chromosome 7B, Zo_v1.1, whole genome shotgun sequence genomic DNA includes:
- the LOC122005698 gene encoding glycine oxidase-like isoform X2 translates to MTMMEPIARPSPNPNPSILFLRASSSVRRISSFAASRFPFDRWRSRPRFRAAPPRSADASLPKSEHDVVVVGAGIIGLTIARQILVASDLSVAVVDAAVPCSGATGAGQGYIWMANKTLGSETWELAARSKQLWEKLSESIRDQGKDPAQVLGWKKTGSLLVGRTQEERYMLKKRVKQLNESGLRAEYLSTSSLQSKEPALEIGKEGGAAFVPDDCQLDASQTVAFIEEGYLIVLENFNKLHLNHGVMEVGYLNHHSSASGAVENYQSLPSISMTATLDVKGNLLVGSSRQFVGFNRELDESIVQQILDRAGQFFPALNALSLDIKIGKRIRIGHRPYMPDGKPVIGPVPGFPNLFLAAGHEGSGLSLALGTAEMVTNMITGDSRTIDHKPYSVEGRFC, encoded by the exons ATGACGATGATGGAACCCATCGCCCGCCCTTCCCCAAACCCtaatccctcaatccttttccttCGCGCCTCATCATCGGTCCGCCGCATCTCATCTTTCGCCGCCTCCCGCTTCCCCTTCGATCGGTGGCGATCTCGCCCTCGCTTTAGAGCTGCGCCGCCCCGATCCGCCGACGCCTCGCTTCCAAAGTCTGAGCACGATGTCGTTGTCGTCGGCGCTGGGATCATCGGCCTGACCATTGCACGACAGATCCTCGTTGCTTCCGACCTCTCTGTCGCTGTCGTCGATGCTGCCGTTCCCTGTTCCGGCGCCACAGGAGCGG GGCAAGGGTACATATGGATGGCAAACAAGACGCTGGGTAGTGAGACTTGGGAGCTGGCGGCAAGAAGCAAGCAGCTGTGGGAGAAATTGTCTGAGAGTATAAGAGATCAAGGCAAAGACCCTGCTCAAGTGTTAGGTTGGAAGAAGACAG GAAGCTTGTTGGTTGgtagaactcaagaggagaggtaCATGTTGAAAAAAAGGGTCAAGCAACTGAATGAATCAGGGTTGAGAGCAGAATACTTGTCTACATCTTCTTTGCAATCAAAGGAACCAGCACTGGAAATTGGAAAGGAAGGTGGAGCTGCTTTTGTACCAGATGATTGCCAACTAGATGCCTCTCAGACAGTTGCATTTATTGAAGAG GGATATCTTATTGTGTTGGAGAACTTCAATAAGCTTCATCTAAACCATGGGGTGATGGAGGTAGGATATCTGAATCATCACAGTTCCGCTTCAGGAGCAGTTGAAAATTATCAGAGCTTGCCATCCATATCAATGACTGCCACTTTAGATGTCAAGGGGAATCTTCTAGTTG GGAGTAGTCGGCAGTTTGTTGGATTCAACAGAGAATTGGATGAATCTATTGTTCAACAGATATTGGACCGAGCAGGGCAGTTCTTTCCTGCATTGAATGCTTTGTCTCTTGATATTAAAATTGGCAAAAGGATAAGAATTGGACACCGTCCTTACA TGCCTGATGGGAAGCCTGTCATAGGACCAGTTCCTGGTTTCCCAAATCTTTTTCTTGCGGCTGGACATGAAGGATCCGGCCTTTCTCTG GCATTGGGCACTGCAGAGATGGTTACTAATATGATTACTGGAGATTCTCGAACTATAGACCATAAACCATACAGTGTAGAAGGCAGATTTTGTTGA
- the LOC122005698 gene encoding glycine oxidase-like isoform X1, whose amino-acid sequence MTMMEPIARPSPNPNPSILFLRASSSVRRISSFAASRFPFDRWRSRPRFRAAPPRSADASLPKSEHDVVVVGAGIIGLTIARQILVASDLSVAVVDAAVPCSGATGAGQGYIWMANKTLGSETWELAARSKQLWEKLSESIRDQGKDPAQVLGWKKTGSLLVGRTQEERYMLKKRVKQLNESGLRAEYLSTSSLQSKEPALEIGKEGGAAFVPDDCQLDASQTVAFIEEGNKQFLSHGRYAEFYNDPALSLVSSASAQIVGIQTFKRNLYAKRAVVIAAGTWSGTLMQNLLVQPNILPNIPVMPRKGYLIVLENFNKLHLNHGVMEVGYLNHHSSASGAVENYQSLPSISMTATLDVKGNLLVGSSRQFVGFNRELDESIVQQILDRAGQFFPALNALSLDIKIGKRIRIGHRPYMPDGKPVIGPVPGFPNLFLAAGHEGSGLSLALGTAEMVTNMITGDSRTIDHKPYSVEGRFC is encoded by the exons ATGACGATGATGGAACCCATCGCCCGCCCTTCCCCAAACCCtaatccctcaatccttttccttCGCGCCTCATCATCGGTCCGCCGCATCTCATCTTTCGCCGCCTCCCGCTTCCCCTTCGATCGGTGGCGATCTCGCCCTCGCTTTAGAGCTGCGCCGCCCCGATCCGCCGACGCCTCGCTTCCAAAGTCTGAGCACGATGTCGTTGTCGTCGGCGCTGGGATCATCGGCCTGACCATTGCACGACAGATCCTCGTTGCTTCCGACCTCTCTGTCGCTGTCGTCGATGCTGCCGTTCCCTGTTCCGGCGCCACAGGAGCGG GGCAAGGGTACATATGGATGGCAAACAAGACGCTGGGTAGTGAGACTTGGGAGCTGGCGGCAAGAAGCAAGCAGCTGTGGGAGAAATTGTCTGAGAGTATAAGAGATCAAGGCAAAGACCCTGCTCAAGTGTTAGGTTGGAAGAAGACAG GAAGCTTGTTGGTTGgtagaactcaagaggagaggtaCATGTTGAAAAAAAGGGTCAAGCAACTGAATGAATCAGGGTTGAGAGCAGAATACTTGTCTACATCTTCTTTGCAATCAAAGGAACCAGCACTGGAAATTGGAAAGGAAGGTGGAGCTGCTTTTGTACCAGATGATTGCCAACTAGATGCCTCTCAGACAGTTGCATTTATTGAAGAG GGTAATAAACAATTCCTTTCACATGGTAGATATGCCGAGTTCTATAATGATCCTGCCCTTTCCCTAGTAAG CTCTGCATCTGCACAAATAGTTGGCATTCAAACATTCAAGAGAAACTTGTATGCCAAAAGAGCTGTTGTCATTGCTGCTGGTACTTGGTCGGGAACCTTGATGCAAAATCTCTTAGTACAACCAAATATTTTGCCAAACATACCTGTCATGCCTAGAAAG GGATATCTTATTGTGTTGGAGAACTTCAATAAGCTTCATCTAAACCATGGGGTGATGGAGGTAGGATATCTGAATCATCACAGTTCCGCTTCAGGAGCAGTTGAAAATTATCAGAGCTTGCCATCCATATCAATGACTGCCACTTTAGATGTCAAGGGGAATCTTCTAGTTG GGAGTAGTCGGCAGTTTGTTGGATTCAACAGAGAATTGGATGAATCTATTGTTCAACAGATATTGGACCGAGCAGGGCAGTTCTTTCCTGCATTGAATGCTTTGTCTCTTGATATTAAAATTGGCAAAAGGATAAGAATTGGACACCGTCCTTACA TGCCTGATGGGAAGCCTGTCATAGGACCAGTTCCTGGTTTCCCAAATCTTTTTCTTGCGGCTGGACATGAAGGATCCGGCCTTTCTCTG GCATTGGGCACTGCAGAGATGGTTACTAATATGATTACTGGAGATTCTCGAACTATAGACCATAAACCATACAGTGTAGAAGGCAGATTTTGTTGA